In Roseofilum reptotaenium CS-1145, the genomic window GTGGATTGCCTGCTGGTGCTTCAGTATTTTATGGTCTGGCCATACTGTGTATCGTCATCGCCATTGCTTGCCTGTTTGCACAGACTCATCCAGTAACCTTACGTATTATCGGTACAGTCATTTTTTGCGCCTATATTGCCTATGTTATTGACAGTTTCCAGACTGATAATTTAGGTCGTGCCATTGTCGGCTTTATGGTTTGGGGTATTCCTTCGGGTTATTTAGCAGTCATGGGTAGATATCCATCCTGGGGAACAGCATCAGAAGGATTGAATCCTAAAGACGACCAGAGCAAAATTGAGTAAATACTTAATTTTACCAATCACTCAAAAAGAAAATACGATGCAAGAGTTTATGGATCAGTCTTGTAGTGAGACAGAAACATCGCAACGCAGTCTTGCATTACCCCTTCTCGTGTCAGTTTCTCACCCAGGAGGAATTCCGGCCAGAAGAAGAAGTTCTTTACCAATCCCAACAATTGGCTGGTGGCATATTCAGGATCGGCATGACGCAACGCACCAGCCTCCATGGCATCTTTGATGAGCTCGGTGATGGGATAGTCATGCGTCATCATTTCTGCAAAGAATGCTCGCGACCTTTCCAGATCGCGCAGAAGCTCAGAAATCACCATCCTGTTTAGCCCCATGGTCTCAGGCTCGGCGATCGCGGCAACATAGCGCTCCAAAGCATCGACAAGCTGCATATCCAACGGTTGGTCAGGATCGTAGGCGACTGGCTCCATGGCAGTGTTTCGCTCGATCATGATCTGAGAAATTGCCTCGAACAGCTCTTCCTTGCTTTCAAAGTGATTGTAGAGCGTACGACTCGAAACACCCGCACGCTTGGCGATTCGAGTGGTGTTTGCCCCGAGAAACCCTTGTTCCCGGAACTCCTCAATGGCTGCCTCGATAATGTTTTTTCGTTTCTTTTCAGTGAGTTTCATGTGGGTTGACCTGTTGCTCTGCCCAAAAAGTAAAATTTACTCTTTACATTTTTGAATTTATGTCCTAGTATGAATAATGTAAACACAAAATTTTACTTTTGCCACCTGAACATGGGATAAAAAATGGCAAGAACCTGTACTCTCAGCCTTGACAGTAGCTGCATAGTTAAAAATTACGCTTTCAATGCCAAACAACCCGAAAGGACAAAGAAAATGACAAACCAAACTCTCACTGCTGGCGACAACAAAGTAACTTTCAAATCCTTTGGAATGGATTTGGTTGGCAATCTTTACCTTCCCGAAGGTTTTGATGAAAACAAGAAGTATAAGGCAATTGTGAGCGCCAGCCCGTTCCCACAGGTCAAAGATCAAATTCCGGCAACTTACGGACCGGAAATGGCCAAAAAAGGATTCGTCTTCTTGGGGTTCGATTACTTGGGGATGGGAGATTCTCCAGCACTCCCAGGGGAGTTCAAACAATCAAGGTACATGTTCAGGCTGATTGAAAATACCTGGGATGCCGTTTCATACTTGGGAACGCTTCCATTCGTCGATGAAATCTACGGTCTGGGTGTGTGTCAAGGTGGCTCAATTATCGCATCAGCAGCAGTGACAGATCATAGAATTAAGAAGATTGCTATGGTTTCAGGCATGATGGCAGCGGATGAATTCCAATGGGCTAACAAAGAAATGGTAAATCAACAAATTGCCGCCTCAAATGCTTCGATGCAAAAGATGTATGAAACAGGAGAACCGGACTATGTTGCCCCTATTGGACTTACAGATGATCAATCAAGAGAAGAGTATATTGAGTTAAATGTTAATCCAATGGCTGCTGAAACCTATGACTACTATGGAAGAGATGGGTTTAGAGGACCGAAGGCGGTTAAAACTTTTACCAACATGCATATCGGCGATCAGGGCATGCAGTCTCTCTTCTCTATAGGCGCAGCCTATGCAGACAAGA contains:
- a CDS encoding TetR/AcrR family transcriptional regulator, yielding MKLTEKKRKNIIEAAIEEFREQGFLGANTTRIAKRAGVSSRTLYNHFESKEELFEAISQIMIERNTAMEPVAYDPDQPLDMQLVDALERYVAAIAEPETMGLNRMVISELLRDLERSRAFFAEMMTHDYPITELIKDAMEAGALRHADPEYATSQLLGLVKNFFFWPEFLLGEKLTREGVMQDCVAMFLSHYKTDP
- a CDS encoding alpha/beta hydrolase → MTNQTLTAGDNKVTFKSFGMDLVGNLYLPEGFDENKKYKAIVSASPFPQVKDQIPATYGPEMAKKGFVFLGFDYLGMGDSPALPGEFKQSRYMFRLIENTWDAVSYLGTLPFVDEIYGLGVCQGGSIIASAAVTDHRIKKIAMVSGMMAADEFQWANKEMVNQQIAASNASMQKMYETGEPDYVAPIGLTDDQSREEYIELNVNPMAAETYDYYGRDGFRGPKAVKTFTNMHIGDQGMQSLFSIGAAYADKIVQPSLVIYSKSAWTAICSTQFVEKLTNEHEVLTFDEFGHVDFYYKPDAVKASTDAVAEFFNK